A single genomic interval of Scylla paramamosain isolate STU-SP2022 chromosome 4, ASM3559412v1, whole genome shotgun sequence harbors:
- the LOC135099690 gene encoding beta-galactoside alpha-2,6-sialyltransferase 2-like isoform X2 yields the protein MRMLGLSVWLFLNLVFLGMGSYLYLLWVQYWRYARTSQMSRSQDASLVEGEDDPEPRPGKPRFHSNLVPPNLPPLSRPSPPPPPTTTPTPPTVPPTTREQLLQEIQRHKVDIFVRLRRLQKERGSILVKHENRYEVLYKGRRRRGPGPITGHELLCALREAGVRTLRDGDEPFTSQGVSKHFPSTGLLEGRHFNTCVVVSSAGSNKGSHLGNFIDSHDAVVRFNDAPTVGFEGDVGTRTTLRIVNSRILVKPEFKFWDSPLYKDVAVLAWDPCHYSCDLNEWYKAPDFDFFPEYFRRRLMLPYEDLHMLHPASMWNIWDVLQRYTPDSRLLPNPPSTGFLGIMLMLAHCESVDVVEFVPSLRMTEQCHYWLPYNDTTCTFGGWHPTDTEKLTTLTLNSAGDYDTYARGFVRIPGFKTIACPTRSPAR from the exons ATGCGGATGCTGGGCCTGAGCGTGTGGTTGTTCCTCAACCTGGTGTTCCTGGGCATGGGCTCTTACCTGTACCTGCTGTGGGTTCAGTATTGGCGGTACGCTCGAACCTCCCAAATGTCCCGCTCCCAGGATGCCTCTTTGGTTGAGG gggAAGATGACCCGGAGCCCAGGCCAGGCAAGCCAAGGTTCCACTCCAACCTCGTGCCGCCCAACCTCCCGCCCCTGTCCCGCCCCTCGCCCCCGCCGCCACCCACCACTACGCCCACCCCACCCACAGTTCCGCCCACTACCCGCGAGCAGCTGCTTCAGGAGATACAGCGCCACAAGGTCGACATTTTTGTACGCCTCCGAAGACTGCAGAAAGAAAGAGGCAGTATATTGGTgaag CATGAGAATCGTTACGAGGTGCTGTACaaagggcggcggcggcgaggtcCCGGCCCCATCACCGGCCACGAGCTGCTGTGTGCCCTGCGGGAGGCTGGGGTGCGGACGCTGCGAGACGGGGACGAGCCCTTTACCTCCCAGGGCGTCTCCAAACATTTTCCTAG CACTGGGCTTTTGGAGGGGAGGCATTTCAACACGTGCGTCGTGGTGTCCAGCGCGGGAAGCAATAAGGGGTCTCACCTCGGAAATTTCATTG acTCTCACGATGCAGTTGTTCGCTTCAACGACGCCCCGACTGTGGGGTTCGAGGGGGACGTGGGTACGAGAACCACGCTCCGGATCGTCAACTCTCGGATACTGGTGAAGCCTGAGTTTAAATTCTGGGACTCGCCACTGTATAAGGACGTGGCTGTGTTAGCATGGGACCCTTGCCACTACTCCTGTGACCTGaacgag TGGTATAAAGCTCCTGATTTCGACTTCTTCCCTGAGTACTTCCGCCGCCGCCTGATGCTGCCGTACGAGGACCTCCACATGCTGCACCCTGCTTCCATGTGGAATATCTGGGACGTGCTGCAGCGCTACACTCCAGACTCCCGCCTCCTGCCCAACCCTCCCTCCACAGGTTTCCTCG GAATAATGCTAATGTTGGCACACTGCGAGAGCGTTGACGTGGTGGAGTTTGTACCTTCTCTGAGGATGACGGAGCAGTGCCACTACTGGCTGCCGTACAATGACACAACCTGCACCTTCGGCGGCTGGCACCCCACCGACACCGAGAAGCTGACGACCCTCACGCTCAACTCCGCCGGGGACTATGATACCTACGCCCGAGGCTTTGTGAGGATACCCGGCTTTAAAACTATTGCTTGCCCGACACGCAGTCCCGCCAGGTAG
- the LOC135099690 gene encoding beta-galactoside alpha-2,6-sialyltransferase 2-like isoform X1 has protein sequence MRMLGLSVWLFLNLVFLGMGSYLYLLWVQYWRYARTSQMSRSQDASLVEGKGEDDPEPRPGKPRFHSNLVPPNLPPLSRPSPPPPPTTTPTPPTVPPTTREQLLQEIQRHKVDIFVRLRRLQKERGSILVKHENRYEVLYKGRRRRGPGPITGHELLCALREAGVRTLRDGDEPFTSQGVSKHFPSTGLLEGRHFNTCVVVSSAGSNKGSHLGNFIDSHDAVVRFNDAPTVGFEGDVGTRTTLRIVNSRILVKPEFKFWDSPLYKDVAVLAWDPCHYSCDLNEWYKAPDFDFFPEYFRRRLMLPYEDLHMLHPASMWNIWDVLQRYTPDSRLLPNPPSTGFLGIMLMLAHCESVDVVEFVPSLRMTEQCHYWLPYNDTTCTFGGWHPTDTEKLTTLTLNSAGDYDTYARGFVRIPGFKTIACPTRSPAR, from the exons ATGCGGATGCTGGGCCTGAGCGTGTGGTTGTTCCTCAACCTGGTGTTCCTGGGCATGGGCTCTTACCTGTACCTGCTGTGGGTTCAGTATTGGCGGTACGCTCGAACCTCCCAAATGTCCCGCTCCCAGGATGCCTCTTTGGTTGAGGGTAAgg gggAAGATGACCCGGAGCCCAGGCCAGGCAAGCCAAGGTTCCACTCCAACCTCGTGCCGCCCAACCTCCCGCCCCTGTCCCGCCCCTCGCCCCCGCCGCCACCCACCACTACGCCCACCCCACCCACAGTTCCGCCCACTACCCGCGAGCAGCTGCTTCAGGAGATACAGCGCCACAAGGTCGACATTTTTGTACGCCTCCGAAGACTGCAGAAAGAAAGAGGCAGTATATTGGTgaag CATGAGAATCGTTACGAGGTGCTGTACaaagggcggcggcggcgaggtcCCGGCCCCATCACCGGCCACGAGCTGCTGTGTGCCCTGCGGGAGGCTGGGGTGCGGACGCTGCGAGACGGGGACGAGCCCTTTACCTCCCAGGGCGTCTCCAAACATTTTCCTAG CACTGGGCTTTTGGAGGGGAGGCATTTCAACACGTGCGTCGTGGTGTCCAGCGCGGGAAGCAATAAGGGGTCTCACCTCGGAAATTTCATTG acTCTCACGATGCAGTTGTTCGCTTCAACGACGCCCCGACTGTGGGGTTCGAGGGGGACGTGGGTACGAGAACCACGCTCCGGATCGTCAACTCTCGGATACTGGTGAAGCCTGAGTTTAAATTCTGGGACTCGCCACTGTATAAGGACGTGGCTGTGTTAGCATGGGACCCTTGCCACTACTCCTGTGACCTGaacgag TGGTATAAAGCTCCTGATTTCGACTTCTTCCCTGAGTACTTCCGCCGCCGCCTGATGCTGCCGTACGAGGACCTCCACATGCTGCACCCTGCTTCCATGTGGAATATCTGGGACGTGCTGCAGCGCTACACTCCAGACTCCCGCCTCCTGCCCAACCCTCCCTCCACAGGTTTCCTCG GAATAATGCTAATGTTGGCACACTGCGAGAGCGTTGACGTGGTGGAGTTTGTACCTTCTCTGAGGATGACGGAGCAGTGCCACTACTGGCTGCCGTACAATGACACAACCTGCACCTTCGGCGGCTGGCACCCCACCGACACCGAGAAGCTGACGACCCTCACGCTCAACTCCGCCGGGGACTATGATACCTACGCCCGAGGCTTTGTGAGGATACCCGGCTTTAAAACTATTGCTTGCCCGACACGCAGTCCCGCCAGGTAG